Proteins co-encoded in one Streptomyces sp. NBC_01283 genomic window:
- a CDS encoding MSMEG_1061 family FMN-dependent PPOX-type flavoprotein, which yields MTTYAPTRPRRVSPEDVLARLGQPDAMVKSKVKDRIDYYFRHFIAHSPFLTMATADAAGRADCSPRGDYPGFVKVLDERTLALPDRPGNKIADSFRNLAENDGIGLCFLVPGMREVLRVNGSAYVTDEPDVLVRMRTEAKQPELAIVVEVAEAYFHCGRALIRSRLWDPASQALAEDMPSLGEIAVAQFGVDVDPQVLEQALEDGYRKLY from the coding sequence ATGACGACGTACGCACCCACGCGCCCCCGACGTGTCTCCCCGGAGGACGTGCTGGCACGGCTCGGGCAGCCCGACGCGATGGTCAAATCGAAGGTGAAGGACCGTATCGACTACTACTTCCGCCACTTCATCGCGCATTCGCCGTTCCTGACGATGGCCACGGCGGACGCGGCGGGACGCGCCGACTGCTCGCCCCGCGGTGACTACCCGGGCTTCGTGAAGGTCCTCGACGAGCGGACCCTCGCCCTTCCCGACCGCCCCGGCAACAAGATCGCCGACTCGTTCCGCAACCTCGCCGAGAACGACGGCATCGGGCTGTGCTTCCTGGTGCCCGGCATGCGGGAGGTGCTCCGCGTCAACGGCAGCGCCTATGTCACGGACGAACCCGACGTGCTGGTCCGCATGCGCACCGAGGCGAAGCAGCCGGAGCTGGCGATCGTCGTCGAGGTGGCCGAGGCGTACTTCCACTGCGGACGGGCCCTGATCCGCTCCCGGTTGTGGGACCCCGCGAGCCAGGCGCTGGCCGAGGACATGCCGTCGCTGGGTGAGATCGCGGTCGCGCAGTTCGGTGTCGACGTGGACCCACAGGTGCTCGAACAGGCTCTGGAAGACGGCTACCGCAAGCTCTACTGA
- a CDS encoding IS110 family transposase has protein sequence MTHEAREITGGVDTHGLTHHAAVIDQIGRHLADREFPASIRGYRDLLDWMRSRGELAAVGVEGTGAYGAELARVLTAAGVTVIDVDRPDRKTRRMKGKSDPIDAYAAATAVLSGRATGVPKSRDGVVEAVRVLRMARRSAVKARTQAMNQIRGLLVSAPAMLREQVAGLDRAVLIRTLARLRPGDDLSRPLAATRASLRRLARRHLALDEEITELDCEIGPLVKQAAPALLELFGVGPETAGQLLASAGDNPQRMRSEAAFAHLAGVAPIPASSGRTHRHRLNRGGDRAANNALHTIVLVRMRFDERTRAYVERRTKEGLNKKDIMRCLKRFVAREVYRALTATPTERITQTDLAPAA, from the coding sequence ATGACGCACGAAGCCCGGGAGATCACCGGCGGAGTCGACACCCACGGCCTGACGCACCATGCCGCGGTAATCGACCAGATCGGCCGGCACCTGGCCGACCGGGAGTTCCCCGCCAGCATCCGTGGCTACCGCGACCTGCTGGACTGGATGCGTTCCCGCGGCGAGTTGGCAGCGGTCGGAGTGGAGGGCACCGGCGCCTACGGGGCCGAACTTGCCCGGGTTCTCACCGCGGCCGGGGTCACCGTCATCGACGTGGACCGCCCCGACCGCAAGACCCGCCGGATGAAGGGAAAATCCGACCCGATCGACGCCTACGCCGCCGCGACGGCGGTACTGTCCGGCCGGGCGACCGGCGTTCCCAAGAGTCGGGACGGCGTGGTCGAGGCGGTGCGGGTCCTGCGGATGGCCCGCCGCAGCGCGGTCAAGGCCCGCACCCAGGCGATGAACCAGATCCGCGGCCTGCTTGTCTCCGCGCCCGCGATGCTGCGCGAGCAGGTCGCAGGGCTGGACCGGGCCGTGCTGATACGCACGCTCGCCCGCCTGCGGCCCGGCGACGACCTGTCCCGCCCGCTCGCGGCGACCCGGGCATCGCTGCGGCGACTGGCCCGCCGTCACCTGGCGCTGGACGAGGAGATCACCGAGCTGGACTGCGAGATCGGACCGCTGGTGAAGCAGGCCGCCCCAGCACTGCTGGAACTGTTCGGCGTCGGCCCCGAGACCGCCGGGCAGCTGCTGGCCTCAGCCGGCGACAACCCCCAACGCATGCGCTCCGAGGCGGCATTCGCGCACCTCGCCGGAGTCGCCCCGATCCCGGCCTCGTCCGGCCGCACCCACCGCCACCGGCTCAACCGCGGCGGCGACCGGGCGGCGAACAACGCCCTGCACACCATCGTGCTGGTCCGCATGCGCTTCGACGAACGTACCCGCGCCTACGTCGAACGCCGCACCAAGGAAGGGCTAAACAAAAAGGACATCATGCGCTGCCTCAAGCGGTTCGTCGCCCGCGAGGTCTACCGCGCTCTGACCGCCACACCAACGGAACGAATCACTCAAACCGACCTCGCTCCTGCAGCTTGA